The Kribbella sp. NBC_00662 nucleotide sequence GAGTGGCCGGTCAGCACGTACGTGCAGCCGAGCTTCGTGAGCATCGCGGCCGAGATCTCGCCGGTGTACGCGCCGGCGTCGTGCGTGGACACGTCCTGGGCGCCGTACTTGATCTTCATCCGGTCGCCGTCGACCAGCGTCTGCACGCTGCGGATGTCGGTGAACGGCGGCAGCACGGCCACCTCGACCCGCTCGAAGTCGTGCTTCTTGTCCTGCAGTGTCCACGACAGCTTCTGCAGCAGGTGCACGGCCTCGACGTGGTTGAGGTTCATCTTCCAGTTGCCCGCCATCAACGGCGTCCGGGCAGCTGTGGTGTCAGCCATGTGGGTCAGTCCTCTTCCAGTACGGCGAGCCCCGGGAGCTCCTTGCCCTCCAGGTATTCGAGCGAGGCCCCACCGCCGGTGGAGATGTGCCCGAACTGCTCGTCGGCGAAGCCTAGCTGCCGTACGGCGGCCGCGGAGTCACCGCCGCCGACGACGCTCAGCCCGTCCACCTCGGTCAACGCCTGCGCGACGGCCTTGGTTCCGCCGGCGAACGCGGCCATCTCGAAGACACCCATCGGGCCGTTCCAGAACACCGTCTTCGCGCCGGCGATCTCGGCCGCGAACGCCTTGCCGGACTCCGGGCCGATGTCGAGGCCGAGCTGATCGCCCGGGATCGCGTCGGCAGCGACCACGGTGGCCGGCGAGTCGGCCTTGAACTCGGGCGCGACCACGATGTCGGTCGGCAGCACGATCTCGACGCCCTTCGACTTCGCGGTCTCCAGGTAGCCCTTGACCGTGTCGAGCTGGTCCTCTTCGAGCAGGCTCTTGCCGACCTCGTGGCCCTGCGCCTTCAGGAACGTGAAGACCATGCCGCCGCCGATCAGCAGCTTGTCGGCCTTGGCCAGCAGGTTGTCGATCACCGCGAGCTTGTCCGACACCTTCGCGCCGCCGAGCACGACGACGTACGGACGGGCCGGGTCCTCGGTCAGCTTCTTCAGCACCTCGACCTCGGCGAGCACGAGCCCGCCGGCCGCGTGCGGGAGCTTGCGCGCGACGTCGTACACACTGGCCTGCTTGCGGTGTACGACACCGAAGCCGTCGCTGACGAAGACGTCGGCCAGGGCTGCGAGCTCATCGGCCAGCTCGCCGCGCTGCGCCTCGTCCTTGCTCTCCTCGCGCGGGTCGTACCGCACGTTCTCGAGCAGCAGGACCTCGCCCTCGTCCAGCTCCTGGACGGCCTCCTGCGCGCTCTCGCCGGTGACGTCGGTCGCGAAGTGCACGGTGATGCCCTCGGGCTGCAGCAGTTCACCGAGCCGCTTGGCCACCGGGGCCAGCGTGTACGCCGGGTTCGGCTCGCCCTTCGGACGGCCGAGGTGCGCGGTGACGATCACCTTGGCGCCGGCCTTGGCGAGCTTGATCAGCGTCGGCAGCGAGGCGCGGATGCGGCCGTCGTCGCCGATCACCTCGTCCTTGATCGGCACGTTCAGGTCGGACCGGACCAGTACCCGCTGGCCTGCCAGGTCGCCGAGGTCTTCGATGGTCTTCACAGTTCAGCTTCCTCGAGATCAGGGATGAGCCTGCGTCCGGGAGACACCAGGTCGCCGGACGCAGGCTGCGATGTGTGAAGGGTCAGAGCCGTCAGAGCGAGGCGCCGACGTGCTTGACCAGGTCGACGAGGCGGTTGGAGTAGCCCCACTCGTTGTCGTACCAGCCGACGACCTTGACCTGGTTGCCGATCACCTTGGTCAGGCCGGCGTCGAAGATGCAGGAGGCCGGGTCGGTGACGATGTCGGTGGAGACGATCTCGTCCTCGGTGTAGGTCAGGTACCCCTTCAGCGAGCCCTCGGCCGCGGCGGCCTTGTAGGCCTCCTTGACCTCGTCGACGGTGACCTCACGGCCGACGGTGACGGTCAGGTCGGTGGCCGAGCCGGTCGGCACCGGGACGCGCAGCGCGTAGCCGTCCAGCTTGCCCTTGAGCTCCGGCAGCACCAGGCCGATCGCCTTCGCGGCGCCGGTCGAGGTCGGCACGATGTTCAGCGCGGCGGCGCGGGCGCGGCGCAGGTCCTTGTGCGGGCCGTCTTGCAGGTTCTGGTCCTGGGTGTACGCGTGGATCGTGGTCATCAGACCCTTCTCGATCGTGAACGCGTCGTTCAGAACCTTGGCCAGCGGGGCGATGCAGTTCGTGGTGCAGGACGCGTTCGAGATCACGGTGTGCTTCTCGGCGTCGTACAGCTCGT carries:
- the pgk gene encoding phosphoglycerate kinase, with the protein product MKTIEDLGDLAGQRVLVRSDLNVPIKDEVIGDDGRIRASLPTLIKLAKAGAKVIVTAHLGRPKGEPNPAYTLAPVAKRLGELLQPEGITVHFATDVTGESAQEAVQELDEGEVLLLENVRYDPREESKDEAQRGELADELAALADVFVSDGFGVVHRKQASVYDVARKLPHAAGGLVLAEVEVLKKLTEDPARPYVVVLGGAKVSDKLAVIDNLLAKADKLLIGGGMVFTFLKAQGHEVGKSLLEEDQLDTVKGYLETAKSKGVEIVLPTDIVVAPEFKADSPATVVAADAIPGDQLGLDIGPESGKAFAAEIAGAKTVFWNGPMGVFEMAAFAGGTKAVAQALTEVDGLSVVGGGDSAAAVRQLGFADEQFGHISTGGGASLEYLEGKELPGLAVLEED
- the gap gene encoding type I glyceraldehyde-3-phosphate dehydrogenase; amino-acid sequence: MTVRVGINGFGRIGRNFFRAVQASGADIEVVAVNDLTDNQTLAHLLKYDSILGRFPGEVSATDDDITVSGKSFKAFAERDPANLKWSDVGADVVIESTGFFTDATKAKTHADNGAKKVIISAPAKNEDLTVVMGVNHELYDAEKHTVISNASCTTNCIAPLAKVLNDAFTIEKGLMTTIHAYTQDQNLQDGPHKDLRRARAAALNIVPTSTGAAKAIGLVLPELKGKLDGYALRVPVPTGSATDLTVTVGREVTVDEVKEAYKAAAAEGSLKGYLTYTEDEIVSTDIVTDPASCIFDAGLTKVIGNQVKVVGWYDNEWGYSNRLVDLVKHVGASL